The Megasphaera elsdenii DSM 20460 genome includes the window CGATGACGGCAGCCGTCACGTCGGGATTGAGGGAAGCCGTAGCTCCCGTAAAGCTGAGCGACGCTTCTTCCAGGCCGGAAATCGCCCGGCAGTGCCAGCCAAAGCGGGCCCGCACTTCTGCCAGGAAAGCCTGGCCGTCGACGGCTTCGCGGACGGCACTGGTAGCCACGGCACAGACGGGGATCCCCGTCAGCTGCCCTTTCCAGCGTTCCATGGCCGCAAAGGACGCCTCCATCCCTGCCGGCGACAAGTGGTGTGTTTCATCGATATCTTTTCCCAGCCGCGTCGTCGCCAGTTCTTTCGGCGAAAAAATCCACGTACCCGGGACTTCCTGCCAGCCCGTCATGAGGCGCAGGGAGTTGGAGCCGATATCGATGACTGCATACTTCTGATACTCCATAGTTGCTCCTTTCCGATTTCGTCCATCCCCACGGCCGGTTCTCTCAAACGACCCTGGGGAAAACGTAAAAAGGCGCTGTCTTCGTGCGACAGCACCCCTTTCTTACCATCTGCTATTCAATACTTACTCAATCAGCATGGCGTGCACCGCGGCCGCCGCGTTTCGATTCCGTATTGCGTTTTAAATCCATCAGGCGTTCATCGCTTTCCTTGAGGAACTTGCTGAGTCGGTCTTCAAAAGAAAGAGAACCCGACGAACGGCGCGAATCAAAGCCATTATGCTGGCGAAATTCATGTTTCTGGCGAAAATCGCGTTTCGGGCGAAATTCCTTCTTTTCCGGCGCCGGCTGGGTCTGTTTGATAGACAGGGCGATCTTTCCCTTATCGTCTACAGACAACACTTTGACGTTGACCTTATCTCGCACTTTCAAAAAATCATTTACATCTTTGACATACTCATTAGCGACTTCAGAAATATGTACGAGACCCACTTTCTTATCCGGAAGTTCTACGAATGCGCCAAACTTTGTGATTCCTGTAACGGTACCTTCCATCACACTGCCTACTTCGATTGTCATGCTGTTTTAATTTCCTCCTTGTAATATCAGCATTATTGCTAAACGTATACAGCCATTATACTCATAATCACTAAAAAATTCAATCATCAAAATACAAAATATAGCGATTACGGCTTATAAGGAATTTCATCGGGCTTGGCCAATCCAAACTGTTCTCGCGCTTCCTTGGCGATTTCATCGGGATCATTCAGCTCGTCACGCCGCTCCCGGAGCCGGAGGTTCTCATCCCGCAAGGTCTGTTCCTGCTGCAAAGTCTGATTCATGTCCTCATGGATTTCCCACAACCGGTAAAGGCGGATGCCGATGAGATAGAACCCGGCAATGATGATGGCCATGAGAAAAAGATTGTACCAGCTCAATTGCCGAAGCCGGATGAGCAGGCCAGGACGGCGCTTCCGGCGAACCTTGCGGCGCTTCTTCCGGCGCCCAGGCTGGCGATACTGCTTGGTTTCCACCCAATCACCCTTTCTAAGAACAAGAGACTGAAAAAGTCTTACCTTATAGTATACCGTGCTTTAAGCACAAGATAAAGTTTTTTTGCAAAATTCCTTTTAAAATGGGCAGAGGTTATATATAATAGAGGCACGACATTTTGTATCTTATTCCGAGGGGGAACACTTATGCATTACGAAAAAATCACGACAGAAATCCTGGAAAAATTAAAGGCCATCGTCGGCCCGAAGAACGTCGTCACCGACGCCGATGCCATGCAGCCTTACTCCCATGACGAAGTGACCGATCCGGCTTATCACCACATGCCGGAAGCCGTCGTCTTTGCCGAAACGGCACAGCAGGTCAGTGCCATCATCAAATTGGCCAACGCCTGCCACTTCCCTGTCGTCCCCCGCGGGGCCGGCACAGGCCTGGCTTGCGGGGCTGTCCCGGAATACGGCGGCCTCGTCTTGTCACTGGAAAAGATGAATAAGATCCTGGAAATCAATGAAAACGGACTCTATGCCGTCGTCGAACCGGGCGTGCGCACGTCAGACCTGCAGGAAGCAGCCGAAAAGAAAGGCCTCTTCTATGCCGGCGACCCGTGCAGCGGCGATTCATGCTTCATCGGCGGCAACATCGCCACCAACGCCGGTGGCAATAGGGCTGTCAAATACGGGACGACGCGCCACCAGGTCTACAGCGTAGAAGTCGTCAATCCGACAGGGCGCATCGTCAACCTCGGCGCGCGGCTGCAGAAACAGTCGACAGGCTATTCCCTGGACCAGCTGGTCATCGGCTCGGAAGGGACCCTGGGCATCATCACCAAGGCCACGCTGAAACTCCTGCCCAAGCCGAAATACGCCTTGGATCTGCTGGCCATCTTCGACGACCGCCGCCAGGCCATGGGCGTCGTCACCAAGATCATCAAAGCCGGCATCACGCCGACGTGCGTTGAATTTATGGACAACATCACCATCAAGTCCGTCGAAAAGTACCTCAATGAAAACCTCCAGGGCAGCGACAACGGCAACTACGTCATCGTCGAAGTCGAAGGGACCAGCGAAGACGACCTGGACGACAAAGCCGTCGTCCTCGACGAAGTCTGCACGGAAAA containing:
- a CDS encoding FtsB family cell division protein — translated: METKQYRQPGRRKKRRKVRRKRRPGLLIRLRQLSWYNLFLMAIIIAGFYLIGIRLYRLWEIHEDMNQTLQQEQTLRDENLRLRERRDELNDPDEIAKEAREQFGLAKPDEIPYKP
- a CDS encoding FAD-binding oxidoreductase; the encoded protein is MHYEKITTEILEKLKAIVGPKNVVTDADAMQPYSHDEVTDPAYHHMPEAVVFAETAQQVSAIIKLANACHFPVVPRGAGTGLACGAVPEYGGLVLSLEKMNKILEINENGLYAVVEPGVRTSDLQEAAEKKGLFYAGDPCSGDSCFIGGNIATNAGGNRAVKYGTTRHQVYSVEVVNPTGRIVNLGARLQKQSTGYSLDQLVIGSEGTLGIITKATLKLLPKPKYALDLLAIFDDRRQAMGVVTKIIKAGITPTCVEFMDNITIKSVEKYLNENLQGSDNGNYVIVEVEGTSEDDLDDKAVVLDEVCTENGASSVLVADHNKIWQARKAFAEAVRAESLIVCKEDVVVPVDQEAALLDEILRLAQKYNLVTRIASHAGDGNIHLNILKNEDATYEDWDQRVKANQQELYKFIYAHGGRLSGEHGIGYKRKHLMEEFTDPGELEMMKAIKKALDPNDILNPGKIFDVE
- a CDS encoding S1 domain-containing RNA-binding protein, translated to MTIEVGSVMEGTVTGITKFGAFVELPDKKVGLVHISEVANEYVKDVNDFLKVRDKVNVKVLSVDDKGKIALSIKQTQPAPEKKEFRPKRDFRQKHEFRQHNGFDSRRSSGSLSFEDRLSKFLKESDERLMDLKRNTESKRGGRGARHAD